One Gloeocapsa sp. PCC 73106 genomic window carries:
- a CDS encoding DEAD/DEAH box helicase, translated as MLIYPMNALATDQSKRLANLIWHNPKLKNNVTAGLFVGESERDPKVAMGENHLITDKNLLRQNPPDILLTNYKMLDYLLLRPRDQQIWSNNAARTLRYLGVDEIHTFDGAQGTDLACLIRRLKARLNIPERYLVCVGTSATLGGTEGREDMLTYAKSLFNEPFDESAIISEDRLSSAEFLADAFIKKIGFKTPSF; from the coding sequence ATTTTAATTTATCCGATGAACGCTTTAGCGACTGATCAATCCAAACGTCTAGCTAATTTAATATGGCACAATCCCAAGTTAAAAAATAATGTGACAGCCGGATTATTCGTAGGAGAATCGGAACGCGATCCCAAAGTAGCAATGGGGGAGAATCACTTAATTACCGATAAAAACTTACTGCGTCAAAATCCCCCCGACATTCTTTTGACCAACTATAAAATGTTGGATTATCTGCTCTTGCGTCCTCGCGATCAGCAGATTTGGAGTAATAATGCAGCCAGAACTCTTCGCTATTTAGGAGTAGATGAAATTCATACCTTTGATGGTGCTCAAGGAACCGATTTAGCCTGTTTAATCAGACGTCTTAAAGCTCGTTTGAATATTCCAGAAAGATATCTAGTTTGTGTGGGAACTTCCGCCACCCTAGGGGGTACCGAAGGGAGAGAGGATATGTTAACTTATGCTAAATCGCTATTTAACGAACCTTTCGACGAATCAGCGATCATCTCTGAAGATAGATTGAGTTCTGCGGAATTTCTCGCTGACGCTTTTATCAAAAAAATTGGGTTTAAAACCCCGTCCTTCTAG